One stretch of Mobula birostris isolate sMobBir1 chromosome 5, sMobBir1.hap1, whole genome shotgun sequence DNA includes these proteins:
- the LOC140197408 gene encoding radiation-inducible immediate-early gene IEX-1-like — MCRSCRYPQRASMVPGLSLEYRDDPFLKKQRGIEPEIFTFQPVAPVKDRASVSGRSPGKRRAVKVLYPAQVRKYLPPEKKDWVKRMFFLFLAIVLLQVYEATEGNEELAAPASPGDVTPLLPTNRSALLLPNLPITGTETSPALGIPRASHVCGWNGSSLHQGTAGDLPDQRCVVLDLREVKSGDGLNSGFLAL, encoded by the exons ATGTGTAGGAGCTGCCGCTACCCCCAGCGAGCCTCCATGGTCCCCGGGCTCTCGCTGGAGTACAGGGACGACCCGTTCCTGAAGAAGCAGAGGGGCATCGAGCCGGAGATCTTCACTTTCCAGCCAGTCGCACCAGTCAAGGACCGTGCGTCGGTCAGTGGCCGGAGCCCGGGAAAGCGTCGAGCTGTTAAAGTCCTCTATCCGGCGCAG GTCAGAAAGTATCTCCCACCGGAAAAGAAGGACTGGGTAAAGAGGATGTTTTTCCTGTTCCTGGCCATTGTCCTGCTCCAGGTGTACGAAGCCACAGAGGGCAACGAGGAGCTCGCTGCTCCGGCGTCACCAGGCGACGTGACTCCGTTGTTGCCTACTAACAGATCCGCCCTGCTGCTGCCAAACCTGCCCATAACGGGGACTGAAACCAGCCCGGCCCTCGGGATCCCACGCGCCAGCCACGTCTGCGGATGGAACGGGTCGTCCCTCCACCAGGGCACTGCCGGGGATCTTCCCGATCAGCGGTGCGTCGTCTTGGACCTCCGTGAGGTCAAGAGCGGGGACGGCCTGAACTCCGGTTTCCTTGCCCTGTGA
- the LOC140197407 gene encoding radiation-inducible immediate-early gene IEX-1-like, protein MCRGCHYPQRASMVPGLSLEYRGDPFLKKQRSIEPEIFTFETVAPVKSSTSVSGRSPGRRRAVKVLYPAQVRKYLPPKKKDWVKRMFFLFLSIVLLQVYEATEGNEELAVAAAPLLPTNRSALLLPNLPMPGAGATASPALGISVIAKKHRLQLRGEMEGGIFPGLGV, encoded by the exons ATGTGTAGGGGCTGCCACTACCCCCAGCGAGCCTCCATGGTCCCCGGGCTCTCGCTGGAATATAGGGGCGACCCATTCCTGAAGAAGCAGAGGAGCATCGAGCCGGAGATCTTCACCTTCGAGACCGTCGCACCGGTCAAGAGCAGTACGTCGGTCAGTGGCCGGAGCCCGGGAAGGCGCCGAGCTGTGAAAGTCCTCTATCCGGCGCAG GTCAGAAAGTATCTCCCACCGAAAAAGAAAGACTGGGTAAAGAGGATGTTTTTCCTGTTCCTGTCCATTGTCCTGCTCCAGGTGTACGAAGCCACGGAGGGCAACGAGGAGCTCGCTGTTGCGGCGGCACCGTTGTTGCCCACCAACAGATCCGCCCTGCTGCTGCCAAACCTGCCCATGCCGGGGGCTGGCGCCACCGCTAGCCCAGCCCTCGGGATCAGCGTGATCGCCAAGAAGCACCGTTTGCAACTCagaggggagatggaggggggAATCTTTCCAGGACTTGGGGTTTGA
- the LOC140197409 gene encoding radiation-inducible immediate-early gene IEX-1-like has translation MCRSCHYPQRASMVPGLSLEYRGDPFLKKQRSIEPEIFTFETVAPVKSSTSVSGQSPGRRRAVKVLYPAQVRKYLPPKKKDWVKRMFFLFLSIVLLQVYEATEGNEELAVAAAPLLPTNRSALLLPNLPMPGAGATASPALGISVIAKKHRLQLRGEMEGGIFPGLGV, from the exons ATGTGTAGGAGCTGCCACTACCCCCAGCGAGCCTCCATGGTCCCCGGGCTCTCGCTGGAATATAGGGGCGACCCATTCCTGAAGAAGCAGAGGAGCATCGAGCCGGAGATCTTCACCTTCGAGACCGTCGCACCGGTCAAGAGCAGTACGTCGGTCAGTGGCCAGAGCCCGGGAAGGCGCCGAGCTGTGAAAGTCCTCTATCCGGCGCAG GTCAGAAAGTATCTCCCACCGAAAAAGAAAGACTGGGTAAAGAGGATGTTTTTCCTGTTCCTGTCCATTGTCCTGCTCCAGGTGTACGAAGCCACGGAGGGCAACGAGGAGCTCGCTGTTGCGGCGGCACCGTTGTTGCCCACCAACAGATCCGCCCTGCTGCTGCCAAACCTGCCCATGCCGGGGGCTGGCGCCACCGCTAGCCCAGCCCTCGGGATCAGCGTGATCGCCAAGAAGCACCGTTTGCAACTCagaggggagatggaggggggAATCTTTCCAGGACTTGGGGTTTGA